A genomic segment from Nicotiana tabacum cultivar K326 chromosome 9, ASM71507v2, whole genome shotgun sequence encodes:
- the LOC107826093 gene encoding uncharacterized protein LOC107826093 — MNYDISIPEFDELYVIPGRSHRRVAEYIVSHHYRVEVFYRTIDWQFQELNSRFDEVTIDLLFGVACLNPADSFSNFDIKKILRLAELYPDDFNKYSMVDLQFQLQNYIVDVRDHDKRFSDLRGLSNLSTKLVETKKHGTYPLIFQLVKFALLLPVATAKVERAFSTMKLIKTDLQSRMDDEFLSSCLGPYIEKEVFSLIPDEAIMNTFQNMKTRR, encoded by the coding sequence ATGAACTACGATATTTCCATACCTGAATTTGATGAGCTTTATGTTATCCCTGGAAGATCACATCGTAGAGTTGCTGAGTATATTGTTTCACATCACTACCGTGTTGAGGTATTTTATAGAACTATTGATTGGCAATTTCAAGAACTCAATAGTCGCTTTGATGAGGTGACAATCGATTTGCTTTTTGGAGTTGCTTGCTTGAACCCAGCTGACTCTTTTTCCAATTTTGATATTAAAAAGATATTGAGATTAGCTGAGTTATATCCTGATGATTTTAATAAATATTCTATGGTCGaccttcaatttcagcttcagaATTACATTGTTGATGTCCGAGATCATGATAAAAGGTTTTCAGATCTTAGGGGACTTAGTAATCTTTCCACGAAATTAGTAGAGACAAAGAAGCATGGGACTTATCCTCTTATTTTTCAACTTGTAAAATTTGCTTTACTTTTGCCAGTTGCTACTGCTAAAGTTGAGAGAGCTTTTTCGACAATGAAGTTGATTAAGACCGATTTGCAGAGTCGAATGGATGACGAGTTTTTGAGTAGTTGTTTGGGGCCTTATATAGAAAAGGAAGTATTTAGTCTTATTCCTgatgaggctattatgaataccttccaaaatatgaaaactcgCCGATGA